In one window of Shewanella goraebulensis DNA:
- the cyaB gene encoding class IV adenylate cyclase, with protein sequence MSDEHFQGKYEVELKYRLESKTNFLNILKNTPHEVMLEDNLESDCYFDTPDKSLHQQNKSVCIRTMKPSGIKLWIVKGPEVDRCEATNITDAKSAKSMLETMGYEITLKATKTRSIYFVGKFHITVDSLDGIGDFAEFAIMTDDELMLTAYKSELETLASKFGLTDSALQTKSYKQMFVEKYV encoded by the coding sequence ATGAGCGATGAGCATTTTCAAGGTAAATATGAGGTAGAGCTTAAGTACCGCCTTGAGTCGAAGACTAATTTTTTGAATATTTTGAAAAATACCCCCCATGAAGTAATGCTTGAAGACAATCTAGAATCCGACTGTTATTTTGATACTCCAGATAAATCATTGCACCAGCAGAATAAGAGCGTCTGTATTCGTACTATGAAACCATCAGGTATCAAGCTTTGGATTGTTAAAGGCCCAGAGGTAGACCGATGTGAAGCGACCAATATCACTGATGCAAAAAGTGCTAAAAGTATGCTGGAAACGATGGGTTACGAAATTACATTAAAAGCGACCAAAACTCGAAGTATCTATTTTGTCGGCAAGTTTCATATTACGGTCGACTCTTTAGATGGCATTGGTGACTTTGCTGAGTTCGCCATCATGACAGACGATGAGCTAATGTTAACTGCTTATAAGTCGGAACTTGAAACTCTAGCGAGTAAGTTTGGGTTAACAGATTCAGCATTGCAGACTAAATCCTATAAACAGATGTTCGTGGAAAAATACGTATAA
- a CDS encoding DUF924 family protein, whose protein sequence is MNDFQQVISFWFDEIDHALWFKKDSEFDRIIMSKFATLHAQAMAGELYEWRVSPLGRLAEIIVLDQFSRNMYRESPKAFLSDPLALVLAQEAVAQGQDKLLTQTERSFLYMPYMHSESMMVHQQALTLFNQAGLESNYAFEKKHLEIIERFGRYPHRNSILGRESTAEEIAFLMQPGSSF, encoded by the coding sequence ATGAATGATTTTCAGCAGGTGATTTCATTTTGGTTTGACGAGATAGACCACGCTTTGTGGTTTAAAAAAGATAGTGAGTTTGACAGGATTATTATGTCAAAATTCGCAACTCTGCATGCTCAAGCTATGGCTGGCGAACTCTATGAGTGGCGAGTAAGTCCTCTAGGCAGGCTAGCAGAGATTATTGTGCTCGATCAGTTTTCTCGAAATATGTATCGTGAATCGCCTAAAGCGTTTCTATCTGACCCTCTTGCTTTAGTGTTAGCACAAGAAGCGGTAGCGCAGGGGCAAGATAAGCTGTTAACACAGACTGAGCGTAGCTTTTTATACATGCCTTATATGCATAGTGAGTCAATGATGGTACATCAGCAAGCACTGACACTGTTTAATCAAGCAGGTTTAGAGTCAAATTATGCATTTGAAAAGAAGCATCTCGAGATTATCGAACGCTTCGGTCGTTACCCGCACCGTAACAGTATATTAGGCCGAGAATCGACAGCTGAAGAAATTGCCTTTTTGATGCAACCAGGTTCTTCATTTTAG
- a CDS encoding helix-turn-helix domain-containing protein, with product MTNQVTEPEFCKETFATVLRQYRKSYRLSQQSLADDLANNHSLFKNINQSMVSLWEKGTILPSLNRRVGLANFFNQCYQYDEHELKVIKKARKNRINDGQMPNIYNYSINQIKEFWFDEMTEDEKEGIYHAHKVQSGYDFNETLEHIECKRVKVVCFYFNNSIIGHLAFCVAQNGFIKLASIVAIDKNIRMNIIKFIHTLSSDIILILPSFISYYSNLLNDIYLEKIPTNGPITLHSAKSESLFNNPFVKHVLNGNDDLVLLRYEQQNFDA from the coding sequence GTGACAAATCAGGTAACAGAGCCAGAGTTTTGTAAAGAAACCTTCGCAACAGTACTAAGACAATACCGTAAATCTTATCGTTTATCACAACAGTCTTTAGCTGATGACTTAGCGAATAATCACAGTCTATTTAAGAACATTAACCAATCAATGGTTAGTCTGTGGGAAAAAGGTACCATCCTACCTTCTTTAAACAGAAGAGTTGGCTTAGCTAATTTCTTTAATCAATGTTATCAATATGACGAGCATGAATTAAAAGTGATTAAAAAAGCGCGTAAAAATCGTATTAACGATGGTCAAATGCCAAACATCTACAACTACAGCATTAACCAAATCAAAGAGTTTTGGTTTGATGAAATGACTGAAGATGAGAAGGAAGGTATCTATCACGCTCATAAAGTGCAAAGCGGTTATGACTTTAACGAAACCCTTGAGCACATTGAGTGTAAGCGTGTGAAAGTTGTTTGTTTTTATTTTAACAACTCAATCATCGGACATTTAGCTTTTTGTGTTGCCCAAAATGGCTTCATCAAACTAGCCAGTATCGTTGCAATTGATAAAAACATTCGAATGAATATTATTAAGTTTATTCACACCTTGTCATCTGACATCATCCTTATTCTGCCAAGTTTTATCAGTTACTACAGTAACTTATTAAATGATATTTATCTTGAAAAAATACCAACAAACGGCCCTATCACTCTGCATTCAGCTAAAAGTGAAAGTTTGTTTAATAATCCGTTTGTTAAACACGTTTTGAATGGTAACGATGATTTAGTTTTACTGCGTTACGAACAGCAAAATTTCGACGCATAA
- a CDS encoding LysR family transcriptional regulator, whose product MYRKYPEQINLNYLRVFNELYRTRSTTLAAAKLGISQSAVSQVLSKLRHATGDPLFIKGQGQLVPTVRATEIGEGLANELIQLDKRFYPDDFLNQGDFDGEINFAIASPLIDVIAEELMATSAKVIPKGKINFNHWNDHTLDQIINGDIHIGLNLFPINAPKEIRQIPLLENEAVFISKTPNKWIEEGMEQSGFAEHVFGGIIFSGINRLQPVLENNSLTEGFKFKYRSESHSLLAQHLMTEKSVVLTDKFSCHYYPGHYCYEAPERLASLLPSRLSYALYYLQANHQHQIYSDSERVVKKLLEQFDSSVQLIPNRNKF is encoded by the coding sequence ATGTATAGAAAGTACCCCGAACAAATTAATTTAAATTATTTAAGAGTTTTCAATGAGTTGTATAGAACTAGAAGTACTACGCTTGCGGCGGCTAAATTAGGGATATCTCAATCCGCAGTTAGCCAAGTATTGTCTAAACTGAGACATGCGACAGGTGATCCTTTATTTATTAAGGGTCAAGGACAGTTAGTACCGACCGTACGAGCAACAGAAATTGGCGAAGGTCTCGCAAATGAATTGATACAATTAGATAAACGGTTTTATCCAGATGACTTTTTAAACCAAGGCGACTTTGATGGCGAGATCAATTTTGCTATTGCAAGCCCGCTTATTGATGTTATCGCTGAAGAATTAATGGCCACTAGCGCTAAAGTCATACCAAAAGGGAAAATTAATTTTAACCATTGGAATGACCATACGCTCGATCAAATTATCAATGGTGATATTCACATTGGCTTAAACCTATTTCCTATTAATGCCCCTAAAGAGATAAGGCAAATACCACTATTAGAGAATGAAGCAGTTTTCATTAGCAAGACGCCGAACAAATGGATTGAAGAAGGGATGGAGCAAAGTGGTTTTGCTGAACATGTTTTTGGTGGAATTATTTTTTCTGGCATCAATCGATTACAGCCAGTATTAGAAAATAACTCTCTTACTGAGGGGTTTAAATTTAAATACCGCAGCGAATCCCATTCGCTGCTGGCGCAGCACTTAATGACAGAAAAGAGTGTGGTGTTAACGGATAAATTTTCTTGTCATTATTATCCCGGTCATTACTGCTATGAAGCACCTGAACGCTTAGCAAGCTTACTGCCTTCAAGGTTAAGTTATGCTCTGTATTATTTACAAGCAAATCATCAACATCAAATCTATTCAGATTCAGAGAGAGTGGTAAAAAAATTACTCGAGCAATTTGATTCAAGTGTTCAACTGATCCCCAATCGCAATAAGTTCTAA
- a CDS encoding NADP-dependent oxidoreductase, translating to MNTYTAINLVKRPQGGPITSDIFEVVQKPIPVVKPGELLIKQNHMSLDPAMFGWMQPDTDSYIPPVNLGDVMRSSGVGEVVESNHPDFKTGDRVMGMMGWQEYFLTDGKGINKVDAPLPDETILSIFALPGLTATQGLFNVGKPKAGETIIVTGAAGSVGSIVGQLAKADGLHVIGVVGSDEKADWIVNELGFDSAINYKTADLAAELDKLAPQGIDLFFENTAGPIQSLIVDRMNPHGRVMVCGLIADYSKQTPAPGPSWMNILKRRITVQGFTMPDHFGEVPSLLEKLTPYVLKGQIKHRSHVLEGLESSIEGLNLFFTGENKGKLMVKL from the coding sequence ATGAACACTTATACCGCCATTAATCTTGTCAAACGCCCTCAAGGCGGCCCAATCACTTCTGATATATTTGAAGTTGTCCAAAAGCCTATACCCGTTGTTAAACCTGGAGAGCTACTGATTAAACAAAATCATATGTCACTAGATCCAGCCATGTTTGGTTGGATGCAACCAGACACTGATAGCTACATCCCACCAGTTAATTTAGGCGATGTCATGCGAAGCAGCGGTGTAGGTGAAGTGGTCGAAAGCAATCATCCAGACTTTAAAACAGGCGATCGGGTTATGGGTATGATGGGTTGGCAGGAGTATTTTTTAACTGATGGTAAAGGGATAAATAAAGTCGACGCCCCCCTTCCTGACGAAACCATATTATCAATATTCGCCCTACCGGGCTTAACAGCCACACAAGGCTTATTCAATGTCGGTAAACCAAAGGCAGGCGAAACGATTATTGTTACTGGTGCAGCTGGCTCTGTAGGCTCAATCGTGGGTCAATTGGCTAAAGCAGACGGATTACACGTAATTGGCGTTGTCGGCAGCGATGAAAAAGCAGATTGGATTGTAAATGAACTTGGTTTTGATTCAGCAATAAATTATAAAACGGCAGATTTAGCAGCTGAGTTAGATAAATTAGCCCCTCAAGGCATCGACTTGTTCTTTGAAAATACCGCAGGCCCTATCCAAAGCTTAATTGTCGATAGAATGAATCCCCATGGCCGCGTAATGGTTTGCGGATTAATTGCCGATTACAGCAAACAAACCCCAGCACCAGGCCCAAGCTGGATGAATATCCTTAAAAGACGTATTACTGTTCAAGGTTTTACCATGCCAGATCACTTTGGCGAAGTGCCTAGTCTATTAGAAAAATTAACTCCTTATGTATTAAAAGGTCAAATCAAACATCGCTCACATGTATTAGAAGGTTTGGAGTCATCAATTGAGGGATTAAACCTATTTTTTACTGGTGAAAATAAAGGCAAGTTGATGGTAAAACTTTAA
- a CDS encoding LysR family transcriptional regulator: protein MDQLRALKYFVKVVELGSFTQAAKAFSVPASSLSRRVADLEKSLGATLLKRSTRAVNLTEIGADYYQQVSLLLTQLEQSNEAVRSYQTEPMGKLRISAMVGIGREVLIPLMEEFSKLYPKVILDIELSDELSSVGRDDVDIAIRGGYAPNDRVVAIRLMDNQFIPAASKQYLEHMGTPTHPSELSQHKGLYYRSPNGRVPWLSLIEGQWQDVSAPATAISNVGEWLIEKAKKGEGIVMMPRWVLSPFLERDELLELDFEPRLSATQSADFGVYLIYQKQRYHVPKVKAAVDFLVARIKSNQ, encoded by the coding sequence ATGGATCAATTAAGAGCGCTGAAATACTTTGTTAAAGTGGTGGAACTGGGCAGTTTTACACAAGCTGCGAAAGCCTTTTCTGTTCCTGCTTCATCTTTATCGCGGCGGGTTGCTGATTTAGAAAAAAGTCTTGGGGCGACCTTATTAAAACGCTCAACCAGAGCCGTTAATTTAACTGAAATTGGCGCAGATTATTATCAGCAAGTATCACTATTATTAACTCAGCTAGAGCAAAGTAATGAAGCTGTGCGCAGTTACCAAACCGAACCCATGGGAAAGTTACGGATAAGTGCTATGGTGGGTATTGGGCGCGAGGTGTTAATTCCGCTTATGGAAGAGTTTTCCAAGCTGTACCCTAAGGTTATTTTAGATATTGAGCTGAGTGATGAGCTGTCTTCAGTTGGCCGTGATGATGTCGATATAGCCATTAGAGGCGGATATGCCCCCAACGATCGAGTCGTGGCGATTAGATTAATGGATAATCAATTTATTCCAGCAGCGAGTAAGCAATACCTTGAACATATGGGTACCCCAACCCATCCCAGTGAATTATCACAACATAAAGGTTTGTATTATCGCTCCCCTAACGGCAGAGTGCCTTGGTTAAGCCTTATTGAGGGACAATGGCAAGATGTGTCTGCTCCAGCTACTGCCATTAGTAATGTTGGCGAGTGGCTAATTGAAAAAGCGAAAAAAGGTGAGGGGATTGTAATGATGCCAAGGTGGGTTCTATCACCATTTCTGGAAAGAGATGAGTTATTAGAGCTTGATTTTGAACCGCGGTTATCAGCGACACAGAGTGCTGATTTTGGAGTGTATTTGATATATCAAAAACAACGATATCATGTACCTAAAGTTAAAGCAGCTGTGGATTTTTTAGTGGCAAGAATTAAAAGTAATCAATAA
- a CDS encoding GNAT family N-acetyltransferase, with amino-acid sequence MKFKIMTQRTCIRAFEYDDLVLFTEYRADPFIAKYQSWTDYNFEQSQSLFAAMDYNAFGMPGLWFQLAIADKQTQLIMGDIALHFIDNEQMEIGFTLAQQYQQQGIAFEALSALIDYLFIELNKHRIIATTDAENIPSMALLNKLGFRKEGHFYKNIFFKGQWGDECVFAMLKDEYSSNANS; translated from the coding sequence ATGAAATTTAAGATAATGACTCAACGGACTTGTATTCGAGCTTTTGAGTATGATGATCTAGTTTTATTCACTGAATATAGAGCAGATCCATTTATAGCTAAATATCAAAGTTGGACAGATTACAATTTTGAGCAATCACAATCTTTGTTTGCTGCGATGGACTATAACGCATTTGGTATGCCAGGTTTATGGTTTCAATTGGCCATCGCTGATAAGCAAACTCAGCTCATTATGGGTGATATAGCGCTGCATTTTATTGATAATGAGCAAATGGAAATAGGATTTACCTTAGCTCAGCAATATCAGCAGCAAGGCATTGCCTTTGAGGCACTATCCGCATTGATAGACTATTTATTTATTGAACTTAACAAGCATCGAATTATAGCGACGACTGATGCTGAAAATATCCCATCGATGGCATTACTGAACAAGTTAGGTTTTAGAAAAGAAGGTCACTTCTATAAAAATATCTTTTTTAAAGGACAATGGGGCGATGAATGTGTTTTTGCTATGTTAAAGGATGAGTACAGTTCAAATGCGAATAGTTAA
- a CDS encoding DUF3624 domain-containing protein → MACNDCQESLFKQKIGRCKSCMLQLTFLSLVGWPLWWWLYADDMSSVESIAMMFFCGAFSGLLCVHLMVLAYRKVNNTAE, encoded by the coding sequence ATGGCATGTAATGATTGCCAAGAGTCTCTATTCAAACAAAAAATAGGCAGGTGTAAGTCGTGTATGTTACAACTGACCTTTCTATCGTTGGTGGGATGGCCGTTATGGTGGTGGCTTTATGCTGATGATATGTCGTCGGTTGAATCGATAGCGATGATGTTTTTCTGTGGTGCTTTTAGTGGCTTATTGTGCGTTCATTTAATGGTATTGGCTTATCGTAAGGTAAATAATACAGCCGAATAG
- a CDS encoding DUF2062 domain-containing protein: MPKKLLQKFMPKPETLRNHKYLRVFGNLLDKPNLWSLNRKSAPGSFAVGLFVAWLPVPFQMVIAAGMAIFFNVNIPLAVALVWLTNPITMPFMFYAAYLLGSKILGLDTTDFAFEASWQWVESSIGTIGPPFLLGCVVLGCIFALISYFVIKSLWKYSVLFKWNRRN, encoded by the coding sequence ATGCCAAAAAAATTATTACAAAAATTTATGCCGAAGCCTGAAACCTTGCGTAATCACAAATATTTGCGGGTTTTCGGAAATTTGTTGGATAAACCCAACCTTTGGAGTTTGAATCGCAAATCTGCTCCTGGCTCATTTGCGGTGGGCTTATTTGTAGCTTGGCTTCCAGTACCGTTCCAAATGGTCATAGCTGCTGGCATGGCGATATTTTTTAACGTCAATATTCCACTCGCAGTTGCCCTTGTTTGGCTAACAAATCCAATCACAATGCCATTTATGTTTTATGCAGCATATTTGTTGGGCTCTAAAATTTTAGGCTTGGATACCACTGACTTTGCTTTTGAAGCCAGCTGGCAATGGGTAGAAAGTTCTATTGGCACCATTGGCCCACCATTCCTTTTGGGGTGTGTCGTGCTAGGTTGTATTTTTGCTCTAATTAGCTATTTTGTGATTAAGAGTCTTTGGAAGTATTCAGTATTATTCAAGTGGAATCGCAGAAACTAG
- a CDS encoding DNA internalization-related competence protein ComEC/Rec2, which yields MLFSNLLPSLLPIWMASFILIVVLSTFIKWPFISGALCGVMLVSFCFNSLFSSHESEIPVQKQFKAEIVSLVSTNSDWISFDIRVISEQYEFYHSNYRLTWQQPPEVKVGQVWIFTARMKPITSPLNQGGFNQQKYFLSRHIVAKGRVKQAELLDYNTPLRQLIINKMDPILQTRSNGAILKALLFGDKSNLTPTQWQQLRQTGTGHLVAISGLHLSVVFGLFWFIFRSGLQIFPSFSRRNLLIAMVLAALMATGYGYLAGFAIATQRALIMLLILIVLTMVNQYSSPWQRLIWALFAVLLIDPFASLSAGFWLSFSALAIILFTLEYSVAKAKINRSDSESTFNNSKNELEISHNEIEFTGTQVIEPNVQNLPFLERLVSKYQDYKNKLIGFWVGFWSIQWRLAIGLGLMQAILFGTISINSIWVNLLMVPWFSIVVIPLSIIALVLNLCLMFIPMTDELRVFFGEKLMSFADVALTPFQLLISGSDHWPMSLIHLSDKLVISIMLFILGIFLMMWAVNTLWRLAVGVLCIPLILYSWAAFYSSPSQLVPSWQVHVLDVGQGMAVLVQQGNRGLLYDTGAAYGDNFSYADRVIIPALNAKGISKLDYIIISHDDNDHAGGLDALMRQYPNTQIISDSAAHHFSSPLEERSQNPCTNRQFDWHGVTLRLAINPTAKNDNNRSCIAFITDGQHQVLLAGDIEKNSERYFTNNNMLSRSDILLAPHHGSRTSSTLAFIDAVSPQHVIFTAGFANQYGFPKNDVVERYKMKGVETLVSGNSGQISIDFEPSTYTIRQYRSDIAPFWYNKVFRFGEKVKAE from the coding sequence ATGCTTTTTAGCAATTTATTGCCAAGCTTACTTCCTATATGGATGGCGTCATTCATTCTGATTGTCGTTTTATCCACCTTCATAAAGTGGCCTTTCATCAGCGGGGCACTTTGTGGAGTGATGTTAGTTTCTTTTTGTTTTAATTCATTATTTTCTTCACATGAATCAGAAATCCCTGTTCAAAAACAATTTAAGGCAGAGATAGTATCACTAGTTAGCACAAACAGCGACTGGATAAGTTTCGACATTAGGGTGATTTCTGAGCAATACGAATTTTATCACTCTAACTATAGACTCACATGGCAACAACCGCCTGAAGTAAAAGTGGGTCAGGTTTGGATTTTTACTGCGCGAATGAAGCCAATCACTAGTCCGTTGAATCAAGGTGGGTTTAACCAACAAAAATACTTCTTAAGTCGTCATATCGTTGCTAAAGGCCGAGTCAAACAGGCTGAACTACTCGATTATAATACCCCATTGCGACAGCTTATCATTAATAAAATGGACCCTATATTACAAACACGCTCAAATGGGGCAATATTGAAAGCGCTGCTGTTTGGCGATAAATCTAATCTCACTCCAACTCAATGGCAGCAACTAAGACAAACTGGCACCGGACATTTAGTGGCCATTTCAGGCTTACATTTATCGGTTGTATTTGGTTTGTTCTGGTTTATTTTTCGCAGTGGCTTGCAGATTTTTCCTTCATTTAGTAGACGCAACTTACTCATCGCTATGGTGTTGGCTGCTTTAATGGCGACGGGTTACGGATACTTAGCAGGTTTTGCCATCGCCACTCAGCGAGCGTTGATAATGCTCCTCATCTTAATTGTCTTAACTATGGTGAATCAATATTCATCGCCTTGGCAACGATTAATTTGGGCATTGTTTGCCGTATTACTTATCGATCCGTTTGCCAGTTTAAGTGCAGGTTTTTGGTTATCTTTCAGTGCGCTTGCCATCATATTATTTACGCTAGAGTATTCAGTTGCTAAAGCAAAGATAAACAGATCTGATAGCGAAAGTACGTTTAATAATTCAAAAAATGAGCTTGAAATTAGTCATAATGAGATTGAGTTTACAGGCACTCAAGTAATTGAACCTAATGTACAAAATCTTCCATTTCTTGAACGCCTCGTAAGCAAGTACCAAGATTATAAAAATAAACTTATTGGCTTCTGGGTTGGGTTTTGGTCGATTCAATGGCGACTGGCTATAGGGCTAGGATTAATGCAGGCAATATTGTTTGGCACTATTTCAATTAACAGTATTTGGGTCAATTTACTTATGGTTCCTTGGTTCAGTATTGTGGTCATTCCGCTAAGTATTATTGCCTTGGTGTTGAATCTCTGTTTAATGTTTATTCCAATGACAGATGAATTGAGAGTCTTTTTTGGCGAAAAATTGATGAGTTTTGCCGATGTTGCTTTAACGCCGTTTCAGTTACTTATTAGTGGGAGCGATCATTGGCCTATGTCTCTGATACATCTATCAGACAAGTTAGTTATCAGCATAATGCTATTCATATTGGGCATATTTTTAATGATGTGGGCAGTCAATACATTGTGGAGACTGGCGGTCGGCGTATTATGCATCCCTTTAATTCTGTATTCATGGGCTGCTTTTTATTCTTCACCTTCGCAACTTGTACCTTCTTGGCAAGTACATGTGCTGGATGTTGGCCAAGGTATGGCTGTACTTGTTCAGCAAGGTAATCGAGGTTTGTTGTATGACACTGGCGCAGCATATGGTGATAACTTCAGTTATGCCGATAGAGTGATAATCCCTGCACTCAATGCGAAGGGAATAAGTAAACTTGATTACATCATAATTAGCCATGATGATAACGATCATGCTGGTGGCCTAGATGCTTTAATGAGGCAATATCCTAATACTCAAATTATTAGCGATTCTGCTGCACACCACTTCAGCTCCCCTTTAGAAGAACGAAGTCAAAACCCTTGTACTAATCGTCAATTTGATTGGCACGGAGTAACGCTGAGATTAGCGATCAACCCTACGGCTAAAAATGACAATAATCGTTCATGTATTGCGTTTATTACTGATGGTCAGCATCAAGTTTTGCTCGCAGGGGATATTGAGAAAAATTCAGAGAGATACTTTACCAATAACAATATGTTATCTAGGTCAGATATATTACTTGCGCCGCATCATGGCAGTCGTACATCTTCCACACTGGCATTTATAGATGCGGTATCACCACAACATGTTATTTTTACTGCAGGGTTTGCCAATCAATATGGATTCCCTAAAAATGATGTTGTCGAGCGATATAAAATGAAAGGAGTTGAAACACTCGTTAGCGGAAACTCAGGCCAAATTAGTATAGATTTTGAACCATCAACTTATACAATTCGTCAATATCGTTCAGATATTGCGCCATTTTGGTATAACAAGGTGTTTAGATTTGGTGAGAAAGTTAAAGCAGAGTAG
- the msbA gene encoding lipid A export permease/ATP-binding protein MsbA → MTTTNNEMSSVFKRLLTYLVPMKGMFLLAIAGLLTYGLVDAAFIAFIKPFIDEGFGQAPAVVGGVEVDVPTHGGFNANKDIMLMAPLVVIGMFTLRGIANFVSTYCVSYMSAKLIMDMRQQVFEHYLRLPVSYIDRENSGNLISRVTFDTEQIARASGSALISIVRDSITVIAMLAIMFFYSWKLSLCILVIGPLMGVVISVVSKRFRKVSKQIQSAMGGVTATTEQMIKGHKNVLAFGGQQTEVNRFFKVNDSNRHQNMKLAVAQAISQPVIMVIGSFALAFVLYAATFPGLKDDITAGTFAAILGAMMAMLQPIKNLTRVNAEFQRGIAACTTVFELLDTAPESDTGEFETQRVKGNLKFNNVTFSYPDTEKPALTNIDFEVKQGKTIALVGRSGSGKSTIASLMTRFYTGVSEGDITLDDVSIYDYKLKSLRNQVALVSQQVTLFNDTIANNIAYAYPGEVSREQIIKAAELAYAMEFIETLPDGLDTEVGENGVLLSGGQRQRIAIARAMLRDAPVLILDEATSALDTESEKAIQHGLDNLRHNRTSIVIAHRLSTIESADEILVIDQGSVVERGTHTDLIAKEGIYSNLYQMQFGN, encoded by the coding sequence ATGACAACAACTAATAACGAAATGTCGAGCGTGTTTAAACGCCTTCTTACTTATCTCGTTCCAATGAAAGGAATGTTCCTATTAGCCATTGCTGGCCTATTAACTTATGGCCTTGTCGATGCAGCTTTCATTGCATTCATTAAACCTTTTATTGACGAAGGTTTTGGTCAAGCTCCTGCTGTAGTCGGTGGCGTCGAAGTTGATGTTCCAACTCACGGTGGCTTTAATGCCAATAAAGATATAATGCTGATGGCACCTCTAGTGGTGATAGGCATGTTTACGTTGCGCGGTATTGCTAACTTTGTATCGACTTACTGTGTCTCGTATATGAGTGCGAAGTTGATCATGGATATGCGTCAACAAGTTTTTGAGCATTATCTGCGTTTACCTGTGAGCTACATTGACCGTGAAAATAGCGGCAATTTAATTTCCCGTGTGACATTTGATACAGAGCAAATTGCTCGTGCATCAGGCAGTGCGTTGATTTCTATTGTTCGTGACTCTATAACTGTTATCGCGATGCTCGCTATTATGTTCTTTTATTCGTGGAAGTTATCACTGTGTATTTTAGTGATAGGTCCATTGATGGGCGTTGTTATCAGTGTGGTCAGTAAGCGCTTTCGGAAAGTATCTAAACAAATTCAGTCTGCCATGGGGGGGGTAACCGCTACCACCGAGCAAATGATTAAAGGCCACAAAAATGTGTTAGCTTTTGGCGGACAGCAAACGGAAGTGAATCGCTTCTTTAAAGTGAATGATTCTAATCGCCATCAGAATATGAAACTGGCTGTAGCCCAAGCAATCAGCCAACCGGTTATTATGGTTATTGGCTCATTCGCACTGGCATTTGTATTGTATGCAGCAACATTCCCAGGTTTAAAAGATGATATAACCGCGGGTACTTTTGCTGCAATTCTAGGCGCAATGATGGCCATGCTTCAGCCAATCAAAAACTTAACCCGTGTGAACGCTGAATTTCAACGGGGTATTGCAGCTTGTACTACTGTGTTTGAGTTATTAGATACCGCACCAGAATCAGATACTGGTGAGTTTGAAACTCAGCGCGTTAAAGGCAACTTGAAGTTTAACAACGTCACTTTTAGTTACCCTGATACTGAAAAGCCTGCATTAACCAATATAGATTTTGAAGTTAAGCAAGGTAAAACCATTGCGTTAGTGGGCCGAAGTGGCTCAGGTAAGTCAACCATTGCTAGCCTTATGACCCGATTCTATACCGGCGTGTCCGAAGGGGATATTACCCTCGATGACGTCAGTATTTATGATTACAAGTTAAAGTCGCTTCGTAACCAAGTAGCATTGGTATCTCAGCAAGTCACATTATTCAATGACACGATTGCCAATAACATTGCTTATGCTTATCCAGGAGAAGTGTCCCGTGAGCAAATCATTAAAGCTGCTGAACTTGCTTATGCGATGGAGTTTATTGAAACCTTGCCTGACGGACTAGATACCGAGGTCGGTGAAAATGGGGTGTTGTTGTCAGGTGGACAACGTCAACGTATCGCTATTGCGCGAGCTATGTTACGTGATGCACCTGTATTAATTTTAGATGAGGCAACATCGGCATTAGATACAGAGTCTGAAAAAGCAATTCAGCATGGTTTAGACAATTTACGCCATAACCGCACGTCAATTGTGATAGCTCATCGTTTATCAACGATTGAATCTGCAGATGAAATCTTAGTGATTGACCAAGGTTCAGTGGTTGAACGGGGCACTCACACAGATTTGATTGCCAAAGAAGGCATTTATTCCAACCTGTACCAAATGCAATTTGGTAATTAA